A genomic stretch from Pontibacter liquoris includes:
- the treF gene encoding alpha,alpha-trehalase TreF has protein sequence MQQLPVPTSLRHLTFCLLFLLPFTFAAPPLQAQQLYQPEKDLAELFEQVQLQAVFPDSKTFPDCIPLSPAADIVRAYRQERNTPGFDLTTFVLAHFQLPPQPGTNFTTDTTQSVTEHIKALWPVLTRRPGGEAGSLIPLPDAYVVPGGRFREIYYWDSYFTMLGLQQSGQTELIQHMVDNFTYLINTAGHIPNGNRTYYLSRSQPPFYALMLRVLAQQKGEAVLLKYAPALQKEYAFWMDGAAQLSATNPAHRRVVRLPDGSILNRYWDDSPTPRPEAYKEDVATARQSGREPAEVYRHLRAAAESGWDFSSRWFADGKNLATIHTTDIIPVDLNALLYHMEMTLAQMAKLKGDKAAAHTFKQKAKARRKALLAYTWHAGDGFFYDYDFVKGTTTQVPSLAAVYPLFFCIAKKKQAAAVAHKLETDFLKPGGLPATLNQTGQQWDAPNGWAPLQWMSVQALRNYKYNDLARTIAQNWAGQNIAVYRQTGKLVEKYNVATLHLEGGGGEYPNQDGFGWTNGVLLKLLSLYPDLQKTQPQQAEVPQ, from the coding sequence ATGCAGCAGCTACCGGTTCCCACATCGCTTCGCCACTTAACGTTTTGTCTTCTGTTCCTGCTACCCTTTACCTTTGCTGCCCCTCCCCTGCAGGCGCAGCAATTATACCAGCCCGAAAAAGACCTGGCCGAGCTCTTTGAGCAGGTGCAGCTGCAAGCTGTATTTCCCGATTCAAAAACCTTTCCGGACTGCATCCCTCTCTCGCCGGCCGCTGATATCGTGCGGGCCTACCGGCAGGAGCGAAACACGCCCGGTTTCGACCTGACCACGTTTGTACTGGCCCACTTTCAGTTGCCCCCGCAGCCGGGCACCAACTTCACTACCGATACTACCCAGTCGGTAACAGAGCATATTAAAGCGTTGTGGCCCGTGCTCACGCGCCGGCCGGGCGGCGAGGCAGGCTCGCTGATCCCCTTGCCCGATGCTTACGTGGTGCCAGGCGGTCGCTTCCGCGAGATCTATTACTGGGACAGTTATTTCACCATGCTGGGGCTGCAGCAGAGCGGCCAGACAGAACTGATCCAGCACATGGTGGATAATTTCACCTACCTGATCAATACCGCAGGCCATATTCCGAACGGCAACCGCACCTATTACCTCAGCCGCTCGCAGCCGCCTTTTTACGCGCTCATGCTGCGGGTACTGGCCCAGCAGAAGGGCGAAGCGGTGCTGCTAAAGTATGCGCCGGCTTTGCAGAAGGAGTATGCTTTCTGGATGGACGGCGCCGCGCAACTCTCCGCCACCAATCCGGCCCACCGCCGCGTGGTGCGCCTGCCCGACGGCAGTATCCTGAACCGCTATTGGGACGATAGCCCCACGCCACGGCCAGAGGCTTACAAGGAGGATGTGGCAACGGCCCGCCAGTCTGGCCGGGAGCCGGCGGAAGTATACCGGCACCTCCGGGCAGCGGCAGAATCTGGTTGGGATTTTAGCAGCCGCTGGTTTGCCGACGGGAAGAACCTGGCTACCATCCACACCACCGACATCATTCCCGTGGACCTGAACGCGCTGCTCTACCACATGGAGATGACCCTGGCCCAAATGGCGAAACTAAAAGGCGATAAAGCGGCAGCCCATACGTTTAAGCAGAAAGCAAAAGCCCGTCGCAAAGCGCTGCTTGCCTATACCTGGCATGCCGGGGACGGCTTTTTCTACGACTATGATTTTGTAAAAGGCACCACCACGCAGGTGCCCTCGCTGGCTGCGGTGTACCCGCTCTTCTTCTGCATAGCCAAAAAGAAACAGGCCGCCGCTGTAGCGCATAAACTGGAAACCGACTTTCTGAAGCCCGGTGGTCTGCCCGCTACCCTGAACCAGACCGGCCAGCAGTGGGATGCTCCCAATGGCTGGGCGCCGCTGCAGTGGATGAGCGTACAGGCACTTCGCAATTACAAGTATAACGACCTTGCCCGCACGATCGCCCAAAACTGGGCAGGCCAGAACATAGCCGTTTACCGGCAGACGGGCAAGCTGGTAGAGAAGTATAACGTAGCGACCCTGCACCTGGAAGGTGGCGGGGGCGAATATCCTAACCAGGATGGCTTTGGCTGGACCAACGGCGTGCTGCTCAAACTCCTTTCACTATACCCGGACCTGCAGAAAACACAGCCACAACAGGCCGAGGTGCCGCAGTAG